In a single window of the Deinococcus aerolatus genome:
- the rlmN gene encoding 23S rRNA (adenine(2503)-C(2))-methyltransferase RlmN, whose amino-acid sequence MQLLLDLHPDAYPLEGFRRTQLLEWVYVQGVGAFENMTNLPAELRAELAGQFHLNPFREIETVRSADGSVKYLFTLHDGRQMEAVYMPYLDRKTVCVSTMVGCPAKCSFCATGAMGFGRNLTPGEIVGQVLAVAGGEGLAPRELRNLVFMGMGEAMLNYDHTMAAARILLHPQALGMSKRRITLSTVGIAKGITRLAAEDDLGLKLAISLHAPDEETRQRIIPTGAANSISEIMAAAREYQGVTGRRITFEYTMLRGVNDAVWQAELLADLLRGLVSHVNLIPMNPWEGSGFQSTSEADIQAFYDTLEARGVDVSVRRSRGKDAGAACGQLALKRPGAVSGLSAAL is encoded by the coding sequence ATGCAGCTCCTTCTCGACCTTCACCCCGACGCCTACCCCCTAGAGGGCTTCCGGCGGACGCAGTTGCTGGAATGGGTCTACGTGCAGGGGGTGGGCGCTTTCGAGAACATGACCAATCTGCCTGCCGAACTTCGCGCCGAACTTGCCGGGCAGTTTCACCTCAACCCCTTCCGCGAGATCGAGACGGTCCGCAGCGCGGACGGCAGCGTCAAATATCTGTTCACGCTGCACGACGGCCGGCAGATGGAAGCAGTGTACATGCCGTACCTGGACCGCAAGACGGTGTGCGTGTCCACCATGGTGGGCTGCCCGGCCAAGTGCTCGTTCTGCGCGACTGGCGCCATGGGCTTCGGGCGCAACCTGACGCCCGGCGAGATCGTAGGGCAGGTGCTGGCGGTGGCCGGGGGCGAGGGCCTGGCCCCGCGCGAACTGCGCAACCTGGTGTTCATGGGCATGGGCGAGGCGATGCTGAACTACGACCACACCATGGCGGCGGCGCGCATTCTGCTGCACCCGCAGGCGCTGGGCATGAGCAAACGCCGCATCACGCTGTCCACGGTGGGCATTGCCAAGGGAATCACCCGGCTGGCCGCCGAGGATGATCTGGGCCTCAAGCTGGCCATCAGCCTGCACGCCCCCGACGAGGAAACCCGCCAGCGCATCATTCCCACCGGGGCGGCCAACTCGATCAGCGAGATCATGGCGGCGGCGCGCGAGTACCAGGGCGTGACCGGGCGGCGCATCACCTTCGAGTACACCATGCTGCGTGGGGTCAATGACGCCGTGTGGCAGGCTGAATTGCTGGCTGACCTGCTGCGCGGACTGGTCAGCCACGTCAACCTGATTCCCATGAACCCCTGGGAAGGCTCGGGCTTTCAGAGCACCTCGGAGGCCGATATCCAGGCGTTTTACGACACGCTGGAAGCGCGCGGCGTGGACGTCAGTGTGCGGCGTTCGCGCGGCAAGGATGCGGGCGCGGCCTGCGGGCAGCTGGCCCTGAAGCGGCCCGGCGCGGTGAGCGGACTCAGCGCGGCCCTGTAG
- a CDS encoding tetratricopeptide repeat protein, translated as MTGLLPSLLGLAGASSAQTMLETVTSVGIQNTLNSSSAVPRLPALPVAQNASAQNPTSQSAATPVTPASATPAMPVTPLTPAQQLGLSKAQAAYTAKQYAQARSGFEALVAQNYGNPEPHFGLALALLALGNDKDAAFELKQFMVLAPDRYEGPYNLGVIAGRAGDHAGALQLYGQAATLMADKAPAATQRQILEALAAEQIRMADFAALSATLTSITALAPGDLDAAYRLAQARTLAGQGAEALPGLYAVLQADGTRMDAALLLADIYVAQGLPDRAVRELDAAVGRVRKASERSALLLRKADLLLTGGDTRAALLAASAATKADKYNAAAFAREGELRALRDDRSGALTAYLSAVRLAPDSAVYRTALAGVRLTLGRFQEAEADTALVLKLKPDTATSARALYVRGIAAYRQSRLVDAVVALKESHRRRPDADTALWLGLSHYARKDYPAAANALADSVRLNPTPTARLNLASALLASARYPEAEAVLRGLVTENPAAADAWYMLGLAQRSQRQDAQARVSLRTAADLGSSKARDALK; from the coding sequence TTGACGGGACTGCTGCCCAGCCTGCTGGGGCTGGCAGGCGCCAGTTCGGCCCAGACCATGCTCGAGACCGTCACGTCCGTCGGCATTCAGAATACGTTGAATTCGTCGTCGGCTGTTCCCAGGCTTCCGGCGCTGCCCGTGGCCCAGAACGCCTCCGCCCAGAACCCCACCTCCCAGAGCGCTGCCACGCCGGTCACGCCCGCCTCGGCCACACCCGCCATGCCGGTCACGCCCCTGACCCCCGCCCAGCAGCTGGGCCTGTCAAAAGCCCAGGCCGCCTACACGGCCAAGCAGTACGCCCAGGCCCGCAGCGGCTTTGAGGCGCTGGTGGCGCAGAACTACGGCAACCCCGAACCCCATTTCGGGCTGGCCCTGGCCCTGCTGGCGCTGGGCAATGACAAGGATGCAGCCTTCGAGCTGAAACAGTTCATGGTGCTGGCGCCGGACCGTTACGAGGGACCGTACAACCTGGGTGTGATCGCGGGCCGGGCCGGGGACCACGCAGGGGCGCTGCAACTGTACGGACAGGCCGCCACGCTGATGGCGGACAAGGCCCCCGCCGCCACCCAGCGCCAGATTCTGGAGGCCCTGGCCGCCGAGCAGATCCGCATGGCCGACTTCGCCGCACTGAGCGCCACCCTGACCAGCATCACGGCGCTGGCCCCTGGCGATCTGGACGCGGCCTACCGACTGGCCCAGGCGCGGACCCTGGCGGGTCAGGGGGCCGAGGCGCTGCCCGGCCTGTACGCGGTGTTGCAGGCCGACGGCACCCGTATGGACGCCGCCCTGCTGCTGGCCGACATCTACGTGGCCCAGGGGTTGCCCGACCGCGCCGTACGGGAACTGGACGCCGCCGTGGGGCGGGTCAGGAAGGCCAGCGAGCGTTCAGCCCTGCTGCTGCGCAAGGCCGATCTCCTGCTGACCGGAGGCGACACGCGCGCGGCCCTGCTGGCGGCCAGCGCGGCCACCAAAGCGGACAAGTACAACGCGGCGGCCTTCGCACGCGAGGGCGAGTTGCGCGCCTTGCGCGATGACCGGTCCGGTGCCCTGACCGCCTACCTGAGCGCGGTGCGGCTGGCCCCCGACAGCGCTGTCTACCGCACCGCGCTGGCCGGCGTGCGCCTCACGCTGGGCCGCTTCCAGGAAGCCGAGGCCGATACGGCGCTGGTCCTGAAGCTCAAGCCGGACACGGCCACCTCGGCGCGGGCGCTGTACGTGCGCGGCATTGCCGCGTACCGTCAGAGCCGGCTGGTGGACGCGGTGGTGGCCCTCAAGGAAAGCCACCGGCGCCGCCCCGACGCCGACACTGCGCTGTGGCTGGGCCTGAGCCACTACGCCCGGAAAGACTATCCGGCGGCGGCCAACGCCCTGGCGGACAGCGTACGCCTGAACCCCACGCCCACGGCGCGGCTGAATCTGGCCTCTGCCCTGCTGGCCAGCGCCCGCTACCCGGAGGCCGAGGCCGTCCTGCGCGGTCTGGTCACCGAGAACCCTGCGGCCGCCGACGCGTGGTACATGCTGGGGCTGGCCCAGCGCTCACAGCGCCAGGACGCCCAGGCCCGCGTCTCGCTCCGGACAGCCGCTGACCTGGGGAGCAGCAAGGCCAGAGACGCACTGAAGTAG
- a CDS encoding SPOR domain-containing protein yields the protein MSKPAAARRWPDILIGVLVLLLLAGFAALLLGQRKTATTTTATTTAPSTSAIPAAPGTTDAATDTGPAEATVITPPVEDPAPPADTGTDTGSTDTATASPDTVTEAPIIPAAPTDTSATTPQTTPDTATSTDTEPTAPATAATQTPAEETPQAQISETLATPTETPAATTVTPRSGGAVATSESRMPLRSDYRISLGTFGSVGTAQSRTAPVSTLGYTVYPIDLGSQVVAQVGPFADEASARQALADIQRAYPGALLYPPRASATGGSSNTEGSGNASSPAAATPAPATSAAPAAPSGPIYLQVGAFDRVESAQKLVDQLRDLGYVPTVNAPEGRKVTVAVGPYTGDALTRTEQRLDDNNLDHFRVR from the coding sequence ATGAGCAAACCCGCCGCCGCCCGCCGCTGGCCCGACATTCTGATCGGGGTTCTGGTCCTGCTGCTGCTGGCCGGATTCGCCGCGCTGCTGCTGGGGCAGCGCAAGACGGCCACCACCACCACGGCCACCACCACCGCACCGTCCACCTCGGCCATTCCGGCCGCGCCTGGGACGACCGACGCGGCGACGGACACCGGACCTGCCGAGGCCACCGTCATCACGCCCCCCGTGGAAGACCCTGCGCCGCCCGCCGACACCGGTACCGATACAGGGTCCACCGACACGGCCACCGCGTCACCTGACACGGTGACCGAGGCCCCGATCATTCCGGCCGCGCCCACCGACACGTCTGCCACCACGCCGCAGACGACCCCGGACACGGCCACCAGCACCGACACCGAACCCACCGCGCCCGCGACGGCGGCAACCCAGACGCCTGCTGAGGAAACCCCGCAGGCCCAGATTTCCGAGACGCTGGCCACCCCCACTGAAACGCCTGCCGCCACCACGGTCACGCCCCGCAGCGGCGGCGCCGTCGCCACCAGCGAGAGCCGCATGCCGCTGCGCAGCGACTACCGCATCAGCCTGGGGACGTTTGGCAGCGTGGGCACCGCCCAGAGCCGCACCGCCCCGGTCAGCACGCTGGGGTATACGGTGTATCCGATTGACCTGGGCAGTCAGGTGGTGGCGCAGGTTGGCCCCTTTGCCGATGAGGCCAGCGCCCGGCAGGCCCTGGCTGACATTCAGCGGGCCTACCCCGGCGCACTGCTGTACCCACCGCGCGCCTCGGCCACCGGCGGGTCCAGTAACACAGAGGGTAGTGGCAACGCTTCTTCCCCCGCAGCGGCCACACCAGCCCCGGCCACGAGCGCCGCACCAGCCGCGCCCAGCGGGCCTATCTACCTTCAGGTGGGGGCCTTCGACCGTGTGGAAAGCGCGCAGAAACTCGTTGATCAGTTGCGCGATCTGGGCTACGTGCCCACCGTCAATGCCCCCGAGGGCCGCAAGGTCACGGTGGCGGTTGGCCCCTACACCGGTGACGCCCTGACCCGCACCGAGCAGCGGCTGGACGACAACAATCTGGACCACTTCCGGGTCCGCTGA
- a CDS encoding redox-sensing transcriptional repressor Rex: MSEVPTAAISRLVTYLRILEELETREIVRTSSTDLAERAGVSAFQVRKDLAYFGRFGTRGLGYSVAILKRELMRVLGLNQTWNVVIVGVGRLGQAIANYPGASDYQFQYVGLFDVSPELVGRRVRDLTVRHIAELKDFVRENKVDMGFLAVPPERAQDAAQAMVTAGVRGILNFAPVVIGPRPLEGRSESRSADGNVLQDSGDDWRGVIVENVDFLAGMKRLAFYTLNPHLKDSPVPEDPA, from the coding sequence ATGTCCGAGGTCCCCACCGCCGCCATCAGCCGCCTGGTCACGTACCTGCGCATCCTGGAGGAATTGGAGACGCGGGAGATCGTCCGGACCAGCAGCACCGATCTGGCCGAACGGGCCGGGGTCAGCGCCTTTCAGGTGCGCAAGGACCTGGCCTACTTCGGGCGCTTCGGCACGCGCGGCCTGGGCTATTCCGTGGCGATCCTCAAGCGTGAACTGATGCGCGTGCTGGGCCTGAACCAGACCTGGAACGTGGTGATCGTCGGGGTGGGGCGTCTGGGGCAGGCCATTGCCAACTATCCAGGGGCCAGCGACTATCAGTTCCAGTACGTGGGCCTGTTCGACGTGAGTCCCGAACTCGTCGGGCGGCGGGTCCGGGACCTGACCGTACGTCACATCGCAGAACTTAAAGATTTCGTCCGGGAGAACAAGGTGGACATGGGGTTTCTGGCCGTGCCGCCCGAACGGGCACAGGACGCCGCGCAGGCCATGGTGACCGCCGGGGTGCGCGGCATCCTGAACTTTGCCCCGGTGGTGATCGGCCCCAGACCGCTGGAAGGCCGCAGCGAGAGCCGCTCCGCCGACGGGAACGTTCTGCAAGACAGTGGTGATGATTGGCGTGGCGTCATCGTCGAGAACGTCGATTTCCTTGCCGGCATGAAACGGCTGGCCTTCTACACCCTCAATCCCCACCTGAAAGATTCACCCGTCCCGGAGGACCCCGCATAG
- a CDS encoding beta strand repeat-containing protein: MSTARRNPLLLLLTGILVACGGGSTPGTAPSGNTAPAVSIKASGRAITSSTYLPSRGRLEVGVSDPDMGGSIKKVVYSLDNGSQTELAASAAMTVQLPDLSGGAHEVTVEATDNVGAVTTIKAPFLVDAAAPSLDTITLNGQAAVSTATLTVGDAALLSVSAQDTRGDTQNTAGPVTIRILEGGTLLKSVSGTSTTVDVTKASGNKDRTAGVVAFTVEAEDSVGFVTSRTISVTFNAAANSSTITAPTFTWLSPASDYVQGGGTITLRATATRNGQDLSSQIAYTATCGTIVGNIWTLGDDCADGSKQSVTATVTDGGRSFSSPAKVITVDASNPTVQITSPQQGQGFTQNPIKISVTGTDAVSGLDRILVEASANGKDFVQVGVITSASGDVTWAPMNGTYTLRATATDKTGRTSSTTVSEIKVQLTSNDATPPTVSFSPIPTGPQRAITTIVVLASDIGVDASGVAKVDLYDGGTLIESKTAGVGGKYTFSLDTTRLSDGTHALRAVAFDNAGLSSEAGATLTVDNTAPIISWISPASGAVTRGKVTLNATTNEGKVTYTVDGDAITGTTVEFKNDGAHTITATAKDDAGNTTTSTITVTSDATAPTAQIISPTSGSTLTSNPVTVNVSGNDAGSGVASLEVFAGSTSIGTVNGAGGSVTWAPSTGIYKLTVIATDKAGNRSIAGTPVTVEMKLAIADTSGPEFLAASPTIQPAPTNGNSRGSVIIDGLVKDPETGISQVALFNGGTRLNAPASLSQQPDGSVRYALALDTRTLNDGEYSLTIQATNGIGLINNKEIKIQVNNSAPTVTITNPQNGALLGTASDLAVKATSTDTTPDDVVALTYSVDGGAFGDTSTLPKTDGVHTLTVRATDKAGNTGSATSTFTYDGTAPIVQITSPTAGQKFTTTPISIGVVGQDSGTGIAKIEVYADDGTHELIGTSNGSGTVTWYPRKTNGTPYKIVAIATDRAGNNAETTIEKVQVQTASSITLASEPTIKLPDANPKGALLLTPNRLYVRGPLDIAAEATTTAPNMVQADLLLDGQTRATNTTTPSKPTFNFDFDTLNEGLHDVGVRFTDSLGTVGSTKTSVFVDKTGPVITWNTPLNGSLSNKEVAPSASASDNASGFTGAVTFNENGIDITGPVGEGQHTIMAVAKDNLGNTSTKAISFTVDMTGPAVVPTSPTDNQEFASAPITLSASASDNLSGVAYVEAKVGVKGQPLTTLGRQNGPTYSAVYTPTQSGTYEVEYTAWDAAGNASSIIKRTFQYSVTAAPVEQAPKPVLEVIGSAPFSGNISVNVSGNFHTSSQVDRMILQVTDAKGVIDNSTYVTTQARATFSVDTTRFANGLLKLQVIAIAKSGLIGNSDVFEGGVQNLTSPDLKVATPSDGAIITTPTVPVQITLTKRSADYSVTGSNIVVDVLDYRGVSVRSQTLSTNNPSICTGSAESLTCNTSFDIAALPADIYSIRVRANVQVDPSGVNITRALETTSRFTHNTASLLPPAASIRFPAITDLQKPSQLDSSSGVLISVSDNTGVSVVEARIVGPFDGTQPLTLNGTTQCDASVPVAGRSPVDVLMLNYGYASPITNGDVVLRNLDIDGSAYIPNNNPNERYDLRVTVQDTEGNRNIQCIPVTVNRAASQASRPTYVASTTKLPNPPSTTPGELNYTTGTWRISGMTNSSRVAAVLYQDNIQKTVTFESGVTTSKDMTVSFGDPGTYQIVWLIEDMTTGIVTSVSGEVISVVKISKP; the protein is encoded by the coding sequence ATGTCCACCGCCCGCCGCAACCCCTTACTACTGCTTCTGACCGGAATCCTCGTGGCCTGCGGTGGTGGAAGCACTCCAGGTACCGCTCCTTCAGGCAATACCGCCCCCGCCGTCAGCATCAAGGCCAGTGGCCGGGCCATCACCTCCAGCACCTACCTTCCCAGCCGGGGCCGCCTTGAAGTGGGCGTCTCGGACCCGGATATGGGCGGCAGCATCAAGAAAGTGGTTTATTCCCTCGACAACGGAAGCCAGACCGAGCTCGCAGCCTCGGCAGCCATGACCGTGCAGCTTCCGGACCTGTCCGGCGGAGCGCACGAGGTGACCGTTGAGGCCACCGACAACGTTGGCGCCGTGACCACCATCAAGGCTCCCTTCCTGGTCGACGCTGCGGCGCCCAGCCTGGACACCATCACCCTGAACGGACAGGCCGCCGTCAGCACCGCCACCCTGACGGTCGGCGACGCAGCCCTGCTCAGTGTGTCCGCCCAGGACACCCGTGGCGATACCCAGAACACGGCAGGCCCCGTGACCATCCGGATTCTGGAGGGCGGCACACTGCTCAAGTCGGTCAGCGGCACCAGCACCACGGTCGACGTGACCAAAGCGTCCGGCAACAAGGACCGCACGGCAGGTGTCGTGGCCTTCACTGTCGAGGCTGAAGACAGCGTGGGCTTCGTCACGAGCCGCACCATCTCCGTGACCTTCAACGCCGCCGCAAACAGCAGCACCATCACGGCGCCCACATTCACCTGGCTCAGCCCGGCCAGTGACTATGTCCAGGGCGGCGGGACCATCACGCTTCGCGCCACCGCCACGCGCAACGGGCAGGACCTGAGCAGCCAGATCGCGTACACGGCCACCTGCGGCACCATCGTGGGCAACATCTGGACCCTTGGGGACGACTGCGCCGATGGCAGCAAGCAGAGCGTCACCGCCACAGTCACCGACGGTGGCCGCAGCTTCTCCAGTCCGGCGAAAGTCATCACGGTGGACGCCAGCAATCCCACGGTGCAGATCACCAGCCCGCAACAGGGTCAGGGCTTTACTCAGAATCCCATCAAGATCAGCGTGACCGGGACCGACGCCGTCAGCGGGCTGGACCGCATTCTGGTGGAGGCCTCGGCCAACGGGAAAGATTTTGTTCAGGTGGGCGTGATCACTTCGGCCAGCGGCGACGTGACTTGGGCTCCCATGAACGGCACCTACACCCTGCGCGCCACGGCCACCGACAAGACCGGGCGCACCAGCAGCACCACGGTGAGCGAAATTAAGGTCCAGTTGACCAGCAATGACGCCACGCCCCCCACCGTCTCCTTTAGCCCAATTCCGACCGGACCCCAACGCGCAATCACCACCATCGTTGTCTTGGCCAGTGATATTGGGGTTGACGCCAGCGGCGTAGCCAAGGTGGACCTGTACGACGGCGGCACCCTGATTGAATCGAAAACAGCGGGTGTGGGCGGCAAATACACCTTCAGTCTCGATACCACCAGGCTGAGCGACGGCACCCATGCCTTACGCGCGGTGGCCTTTGACAACGCCGGTCTGAGCAGTGAAGCGGGCGCTACCCTTACTGTCGACAACACCGCCCCGATCATCAGCTGGATCAGCCCTGCCAGCGGAGCCGTGACGAGGGGTAAGGTCACGCTTAACGCCACCACCAACGAAGGGAAGGTGACCTACACCGTTGACGGCGATGCCATTACTGGGACCACGGTCGAATTTAAGAATGACGGCGCTCATACCATCACCGCCACCGCAAAGGACGACGCGGGGAATACCACCACCAGTACCATCACGGTGACCAGCGACGCCACAGCCCCCACCGCGCAGATCATTAGTCCCACGAGCGGCAGCACCCTGACCAGCAATCCTGTCACCGTGAACGTCAGCGGAAACGATGCTGGCAGCGGCGTGGCGAGTCTGGAAGTCTTCGCCGGGAGCACCAGCATCGGCACTGTTAATGGAGCCGGCGGGTCGGTGACCTGGGCTCCCTCCACCGGCATCTATAAGCTGACCGTCATCGCCACCGACAAGGCTGGAAACCGCAGCATTGCTGGAACGCCAGTCACTGTGGAGATGAAGCTGGCTATTGCCGACACAAGTGGGCCTGAGTTCCTCGCCGCGTCGCCCACCATCCAGCCTGCACCCACCAATGGGAACTCACGAGGCAGCGTCATTATTGATGGGCTCGTCAAGGACCCGGAAACTGGGATCAGTCAGGTGGCACTGTTCAACGGAGGGACGCGCTTGAATGCCCCTGCCAGTCTCAGTCAACAGCCGGATGGAAGTGTTCGCTACGCGCTGGCCCTGGACACCAGAACCCTCAATGACGGTGAGTACTCTCTAACCATCCAGGCCACCAACGGCATTGGCCTGATTAACAACAAGGAAATCAAGATCCAGGTCAACAACAGCGCGCCCACGGTGACCATCACCAACCCGCAAAACGGCGCCCTGCTGGGCACCGCCAGCGACCTCGCCGTCAAGGCCACCTCCACCGACACCACCCCCGACGACGTCGTGGCGCTCACCTACAGCGTCGATGGTGGCGCCTTCGGCGACACCTCCACCCTGCCCAAGACCGACGGCGTCCATACCCTGACCGTCCGCGCCACCGACAAGGCAGGCAACACCGGCAGCGCCACCTCTACCTTCACCTATGACGGCACCGCCCCCATCGTCCAGATCACCAGCCCCACCGCCGGTCAGAAGTTCACCACCACGCCGATTTCCATTGGTGTGGTTGGGCAGGACAGCGGCACGGGCATCGCCAAAATCGAGGTCTACGCCGATGACGGCACCCATGAACTGATTGGCACAAGCAACGGCAGCGGCACCGTGACCTGGTACCCCCGCAAGACCAACGGCACCCCTTACAAGATCGTCGCTATTGCCACTGATCGTGCTGGGAATAATGCTGAGACTACGATTGAAAAAGTGCAAGTACAGACCGCTAGTAGCATTACCCTGGCCTCCGAACCTACTATTAAGCTGCCCGACGCCAATCCTAAGGGTGCTTTGCTTCTCACTCCTAACCGCCTGTACGTCCGCGGGCCTTTGGATATCGCAGCCGAAGCCACAACCACTGCACCCAACATGGTCCAGGCCGACCTGTTACTCGATGGTCAAACGCGTGCCACCAACACCACAACTCCAAGCAAACCGACTTTCAACTTCGACTTCGATACGTTGAACGAGGGCCTGCACGATGTTGGCGTCCGCTTTACTGACTCGCTTGGCACCGTTGGGAGCACCAAAACCAGCGTGTTTGTCGACAAGACGGGACCAGTTATCACCTGGAACACTCCTCTTAACGGCAGCCTGAGCAACAAGGAAGTAGCACCCTCCGCATCTGCAAGCGATAACGCTTCGGGCTTCACTGGAGCGGTGACGTTCAACGAGAACGGAATTGACATCACCGGTCCAGTTGGAGAAGGCCAGCATACGATCATGGCGGTAGCCAAAGACAACTTGGGCAACACCAGCACCAAGGCGATCTCATTCACTGTGGATATGACAGGGCCAGCGGTGGTGCCGACCAGCCCCACTGACAATCAGGAGTTCGCCTCCGCACCGATTACCTTGAGCGCCAGCGCTTCGGACAACCTTAGTGGCGTCGCCTATGTGGAAGCGAAGGTAGGTGTGAAGGGGCAGCCCCTCACGACGCTCGGACGACAGAATGGCCCCACCTACAGCGCCGTGTACACCCCCACCCAATCGGGCACGTATGAGGTCGAGTACACGGCCTGGGACGCGGCAGGCAATGCTTCCAGCATAATTAAGCGCACTTTCCAGTATTCGGTGACCGCGGCTCCTGTAGAGCAGGCCCCGAAACCTGTATTGGAAGTGATCGGGAGCGCTCCATTCTCGGGCAACATCAGCGTCAATGTCTCGGGCAACTTTCACACCAGCAGCCAGGTCGACCGCATGATTTTGCAGGTCACTGATGCCAAGGGAGTCATCGACAACAGCACCTATGTCACCACGCAGGCACGTGCAACCTTCAGCGTCGATACCACCAGATTTGCGAACGGATTGCTTAAGCTCCAGGTGATTGCCATCGCCAAGAGCGGCTTGATCGGCAACAGTGACGTGTTTGAAGGAGGGGTTCAGAACCTGACCAGCCCAGATCTCAAGGTGGCCACACCCAGTGACGGCGCAATCATCACCACGCCAACCGTGCCGGTTCAGATCACCCTGACCAAGCGAAGCGCGGATTACAGCGTCACCGGCTCGAACATTGTGGTGGACGTTCTCGACTACCGCGGCGTCAGCGTGCGCAGTCAGACCCTGAGTACCAACAATCCGTCCATCTGCACCGGCAGTGCCGAATCGCTGACTTGCAACACCAGTTTTGATATCGCCGCCCTGCCTGCCGACATTTACTCGATTCGTGTCCGGGCCAATGTCCAGGTTGACCCTTCGGGCGTCAACATCACCAGGGCGTTGGAAACTACCAGCCGCTTTACCCACAACACCGCCAGCCTGCTGCCCCCAGCCGCCAGCATTCGCTTCCCAGCCATCACTGATCTTCAGAAGCCTAGTCAGCTTGACAGCAGCTCCGGCGTCCTGATCAGTGTGAGTGACAATACCGGCGTAAGCGTCGTGGAAGCCCGAATTGTGGGACCGTTCGACGGCACCCAGCCCCTGACGCTCAACGGCACCACACAGTGCGACGCCAGCGTGCCTGTTGCCGGCCGCTCGCCCGTAGATGTCCTGATGCTGAACTACGGCTATGCCTCGCCCATCACCAACGGCGACGTGGTGCTCCGCAACCTCGACATCGACGGATCGGCATACATTCCCAACAACAATCCCAATGAGCGCTATGACCTACGCGTGACCGTTCAGGACACCGAGGGCAACCGAAACATTCAGTGCATCCCAGTCACCGTGAACCGTGCGGCTAGTCAGGCTTCCCGTCCTACTTACGTCGCTTCCACTACCAAGCTCCCCAACCCCCCCAGCACCACCCCAGGTGAGCTGAACTACACGACCGGCACCTGGAGAATCTCGGGGATGACCAACAGCAGCCGTGTTGCCGCCGTCCTGTACCAGGACAACATCCAGAAGACCGTGACGTTCGAGAGCGGCGTCACTACCTCCAAGGACATGACCGTGTCGTTCGGGGATCCAGGAACGTACCAGATTGTCTGGCTGATTGAGGACATGACCACCGGAATCGTTACCTCGGTCAGCGGGGAAGTTATTTCCGTAGTGAAGATTTCTAAGCCCTGA